A window from Malassezia restricta chromosome I, complete sequence encodes these proteins:
- a CDS encoding COP9 signalosome complex subunit 2 — MSDDEFMMDDALDDDEQDYEFEFEDDEDMDDQNADVENKYYNAKVIKADNPRDALREFRDIVHQDQIQSEWGFKALKQQIKLLLSLGQYDDALNEYAHLVRCTEKSFLSFNYVEKSINTILDCASTVLEMPCDKIEAWYEVTKRTALARNTERLYTKVCIKHAYLWLSRHEWHRLSLVLGDLRANVLSDKQSDTQIHGTNVLELYSLEIQMYQQLHNASMVKKVFLEATNVTNAIPHPRTMGVIREFGGKMYMEEKDWEAAQVNFFQAFRNYDEAGSSQRIQVLKYLVLANMLMGSSINLFDSQETKPYKDDPDIVAMTALMDAYERRDVKDAERIISDHHYTFLQDTFVQQFIPDVIKELRVQYILNYIRPYRSVRLDRLASMLDIRIDEVEALLVMLILDGRIDGALDGMHHVLQIKHASTPNHSQDMQHALHHWSKQVHALALAISHKQAKRLVRTK, encoded by the exons TTTATGATggatgatgcgctcgatgaTGATGAGCAGGATTACGAATTTGAATTCGAAGATGATGAGGATATGGACGACCAGAACGCAGATGTCGAAAATAAGTATTACAACGCCAAGG TCATCAAAGCTGATAATCCTCGAGATGCGCTACGAGAGTTTCGAGATATTGTGCATCAGGACCAGATTCAATCGGAATG GGGCTTCAAGGCGTTGAAGCAACAAATTAAACTTTTATTGTCTCTTGGGCAATACGATGACGCCCTAAACGAATACGCGCACTTAGTACGATGCACTGAGAAGTCCTTTCTTTCATTCAACTACGT CGAGAAATCGATCAATACCATATTAGACTGTGCCTCAACGGTGTTGGAGATGCCATGCGATAAGATCGAAGCCTGGTACGAGGTTACGAAGCGCACCGCTTTGGCACGTAACACGGAGCGGTTGTATACAAAAGTTTGTATTAAGCATGCGTATCTCTGGCTTTCACGGCATGAATGGCATCGACTAAGTCTTGTGCTTGGCGACTTGCGAGCTAACGTATTGAGCGACAAGCAATCGGACACACAGATTCATGGGACCAATGTCCTTGAGCTATATTCCCTTGAAATTCAAATGTATCAACAACTACACAATGCGAGTATGGTCAAGAAGGTATTCCTCGAGGCAACGAATGTTACCAATGCTATTCCACATCCAAGAACTATGGGCGTCATTCGTGAATTCGGAGGTAAAATGTACATGGAAGAAAAAGACTGGGAAGCAGCTCAGGTAAACTTTTTCCAAGCTTTTCGAAATTATGACGAGGCAGGAAGCTCCCAGCGAATCCAAGTTCTCAAGTATCTTGTTCTCGCCAATATGCTCATGGGCAGCAGTATCAATTTGTTTGACTCTCAAGAAACCAAGCC TTACAAAGATGATCCTGACATCGTAGCTATGACGGCATTGATGGATGCATATGAGCGACGCGATGTAAAGGATGCGGAGCGCATCATTTCTGACCATCATTACACCTTCCTACAAGATACTTTTGTACAGCAATTTATTCCTGATGTGATCAAAGAGCTGCGCGTGCAATATATTCTGAATTACATCCGCCCCTACAGATCGGTGCGACTGGACAGGCTTGCGTCG ATGCTGGACATCCGGATCGATGAAGTGGAAGCACTGCTCGTTATGCTCATCCTAGACGGCCGCATTGATGGTGCCCTCGACGGCATGCATCATGTGCTACAAATCAAGCATGCGTCCACACCCAACCATAGCCAGGACATGCAGCATGCTTTGCATCACTGGTCAAAGCAGGTGCACGCCTTGGC